A region of Nostoc sp. 'Peltigera membranacea cyanobiont' N6 DNA encodes the following proteins:
- the argJ gene encoding bifunctional glutamate N-acetyltransferase/amino-acid acetyltransferase ArgJ yields MSLNLSFTPQGFSAFITNLGIRDTTDDFVFIKSSVPCIADGVFTQSLFVGPSVTISRENLKDSQIEGIVVISKNANVANGAVGIADAQEVLQLVATETGIAAHNIAIASTGVIGRRYPIEKIRAGLLGLGKKLTPADFNAAARGIMTTDTVPKIATRQIGNAKLVGIAKGVGMIEPNMATLLTFFFTDAVISANSLRSIFRSTIDKTFNCLSVDTDTSTSDSAMILANGIAGEVSEADFASALQEVAQELVLKIARDAEGATKIIQVTVDSAINYAQAKKVAKAIVNSPLVKTAVYGADPNWGRVAMAIGKCENEQEINPERVVISFDNVKVYPNSLTNENLEQLRQIMSKDKVDIHVSLNIGEVSATVWGCDLSEGYIEINGKYST; encoded by the coding sequence ATGTCATTAAATTTATCTTTCACACCTCAAGGTTTTAGTGCATTTATTACAAATTTAGGAATCCGCGATACAACTGATGATTTTGTATTTATTAAATCATCAGTTCCTTGTATTGCGGATGGAGTCTTCACTCAAAGTCTTTTCGTCGGGCCAAGTGTTACCATTAGCCGCGAGAACTTAAAAGATTCACAAATAGAAGGAATTGTCGTTATATCTAAGAATGCAAATGTTGCTAATGGTGCTGTTGGCATCGCTGATGCCCAAGAGGTTCTACAATTAGTTGCAACTGAAACTGGAATTGCTGCACATAATATTGCGATCGCTTCTACAGGCGTGATTGGCAGACGTTACCCGATTGAAAAAATCCGAGCAGGTTTATTAGGATTGGGAAAAAAATTGACTCCTGCTGATTTTAATGCCGCAGCCCGTGGTATTATGACCACCGATACAGTACCGAAAATAGCTACACGGCAAATAGGTAATGCCAAGCTGGTAGGAATTGCCAAAGGTGTCGGGATGATTGAGCCTAATATGGCTACACTTCTAACTTTCTTTTTTACCGATGCTGTGATTTCTGCAAATAGCCTTCGTTCTATTTTTCGATCTACTATAGATAAAACCTTTAACTGCCTGAGTGTGGACACTGATACTTCTACAAGTGACTCCGCCATGATTTTAGCTAATGGAATAGCTGGTGAAGTTTCAGAAGCGGATTTTGCCAGTGCATTGCAAGAAGTTGCACAAGAATTGGTGCTGAAAATTGCCAGAGATGCAGAAGGTGCAACCAAAATTATTCAGGTAACTGTAGATTCAGCAATTAACTATGCACAAGCTAAAAAAGTAGCTAAAGCAATTGTCAATTCCCCATTAGTAAAAACCGCCGTTTATGGAGCAGATCCAAATTGGGGAAGAGTTGCTATGGCTATAGGCAAATGTGAAAATGAGCAAGAGATAAATCCAGAGCGAGTTGTTATCAGTTTTGATAACGTTAAAGTTTATCCTAATAGCTTAACTAATGAAAATCTGGAACAGTTACGGCAAATTATGTCTAAAGATAAAGTAGATATTCATGTTAGCCTCAATATTGGCGAGGTTTCTGCAACTGTATGGGGTTGCGATCTTTCGGAGGGTTATATAGAAATTAATGGCAAATACTCAACTTGA
- a CDS encoding hybrid sensor histidine kinase/response regulator yields MTTAKILVVEDEAIVAKDLQYRLIKFGYTVPVIASSGEEAINKAVETSPDLVLMDIKLKGSMDGIEAAQEIHKYLDIPVIYLTAYADDKTLERAKITEPFGYILKPFKEKELRINIEITLTKHGLERQLKINQKWLDALLRSIGDAVIASDMQELVTFMNPVAENLTGWKQEEAYGKNSSEVFNIANAETHNSIESPIVKVLQDGIIVSLPAETILITREGGEIPIDDSAAPIKDDKDNITGAVLVFRDITERKRAIEARQRQIEQEQLVAKWEGINQLKNDFLNLVSHELRSPLSNMKVMIQIIQLSTSIEETQRYLQLMEGECDRELGLINDLLDLQRLESSSYPVITTHALLLQQWLTWMIEPFKIRVQQQQQNLQLNLPSNLPPLLSDGISLERILVELLNNACKYTPAGGEIILSVSYNSLETPAKTIITTSNSAEIPATELPRIFDKFYRIPNADIWNQGGSGLGLPIVQKLVEQLQGNIQVESGNGWTTFTLTLTDLL; encoded by the coding sequence ATGACAACCGCAAAAATCTTAGTTGTAGAAGATGAAGCTATTGTTGCCAAAGATTTACAATATCGACTTATAAAATTTGGTTATACAGTTCCTGTTATTGCTTCTTCAGGAGAAGAAGCAATTAATAAAGCAGTAGAAACATCTCCAGATTTAGTGCTAATGGATATTAAGCTCAAAGGTTCAATGGACGGGATAGAAGCTGCCCAAGAAATCCATAAATATTTAGATATTCCAGTAATTTATTTGACTGCTTATGCGGATGATAAAACATTAGAAAGAGCTAAAATAACTGAACCATTTGGCTATATACTCAAACCTTTTAAAGAAAAAGAACTACGAATAAATATTGAAATAACTCTAACTAAACATGGTTTAGAAAGGCAATTAAAAATAAATCAGAAATGGCTGGATGCACTTTTAAGAAGTATAGGCGATGCTGTAATTGCTAGCGATATGCAAGAATTGGTAACTTTTATGAATCCGGTTGCTGAAAATCTGACTGGATGGAAACAGGAAGAAGCTTATGGCAAAAATTCATCAGAAGTATTCAATATTGCCAATGCAGAAACTCATAACTCTATTGAAAGTCCAATCGTAAAAGTCCTTCAAGATGGTATTATCGTTAGTCTCCCAGCAGAAACTATTCTGATTACTAGAGAAGGTGGAGAAATACCAATTGATGACAGTGCTGCACCAATTAAAGACGATAAAGATAATATTACGGGTGCTGTGTTAGTTTTTCGAGATATTACTGAGCGCAAACGAGCGATTGAGGCGCGTCAAAGGCAAATTGAGCAAGAGCAACTTGTGGCGAAATGGGAGGGGATAAATCAACTTAAAAATGACTTTTTGAATTTAGTTTCCCACGAACTGCGATCGCCTCTGAGTAATATGAAGGTAATGATTCAAATTATACAATTATCTACTAGTATTGAGGAAACTCAACGCTATCTACAGCTGATGGAAGGCGAGTGCGATCGCGAGTTAGGATTAATTAACGATCTACTAGACTTACAACGGCTAGAAAGTTCATCATATCCAGTTATTACAACTCATGCGTTGCTCTTACAACAGTGGTTAACTTGGATGATTGAGCCATTTAAAATCCGCGTTCAACAACAGCAGCAAAATCTACAGTTAAATCTCCCTTCAAATCTCCCGCCGTTGTTATCAGATGGCATAAGCTTAGAACGAATCTTAGTAGAATTGCTTAATAATGCCTGTAAATACACACCTGCGGGTGGTGAAATTATCCTAAGTGTCAGCTACAACTCCTTGGAAACGCCTGCAAAAACTATTATTACTACCAGTAATTCAGCAGAAATTCCCGCAACAGAGTTACCACGAATTTTTGATAAGTTTTATCGCATCCCCAATGCAGACATCTGGAATCAAGGTGGTTCTGGATTAGGTTTACCTATAGTACAGAAATTAGTCGAACAACTGCAAGGAAACATTCAAGTAGAAAGCGGTAACGGCTGGACAACATTTACTCTTACATTAACTGATTTATTATAG
- a CDS encoding histidine kinase dimerization/phosphoacceptor domain -containing protein, which produces MVEERTAELTRINKSLQAEITERQRIGEALRESQQRFRATFHQAAVGIAHVAIDGRWLLVNQRLCDILGYTPEELQFLTLQDITHPDDINADLKYFARIIADNIQTYSIEKRYFHKDNSIVWVNLTVSLVREPSGEPIYFISVVEDISERQAALRDRKQWEEQIQASLLEKEVLLKEIYHRVKNNLQVISSLLSLQSAYIKDEYDLVIFKQSQQRIASMALVHEKLYQSQDLARINFGEYIRDLVTDLFTAYEVNEDAIALNINIDDGVFLGLDTAIPCSLIIHELVSNSLKYAFPSGRDGTIYIEIHQNQERHVTLVVGDDGIGLPPNFSFKNIASLGWQLVDALINQISGNINIQGASGVECQVTFTLI; this is translated from the coding sequence ATGGTTGAGGAACGAACAGCAGAGTTAACAAGAATTAATAAATCACTACAGGCAGAAATTACTGAGCGCCAACGAATAGGAGAAGCATTGCGGGAAAGCCAACAACGATTCCGTGCTACATTCCATCAAGCTGCTGTTGGCATCGCCCATGTAGCAATAGATGGAAGGTGGTTGTTAGTTAATCAGAGGCTTTGCGATATTCTCGGTTACACACCTGAAGAACTACAGTTCCTAACTTTGCAAGATATTACTCACCCAGATGATATTAACGCCGATCTGAAATATTTTGCTCGAATTATAGCAGATAATATTCAAACTTACTCAATCGAAAAGCGCTATTTCCACAAAGATAACTCCATCGTTTGGGTTAATCTCACCGTGTCTTTAGTGCGCGAACCTAGCGGGGAGCCAATATATTTTATTTCTGTCGTCGAAGATATTAGCGAACGGCAAGCCGCGCTGCGCGATCGCAAGCAATGGGAAGAGCAAATCCAAGCATCGCTCTTAGAAAAAGAGGTGTTATTAAAAGAAATTTACCATCGGGTCAAAAATAATTTACAGGTTATTTCCAGTCTGCTAAGTTTGCAATCTGCTTATATCAAAGACGAATACGATTTAGTAATATTCAAACAAAGCCAGCAACGGATTGCATCAATGGCTCTAGTACACGAAAAATTGTATCAGTCTCAAGACTTAGCAAGGATTAATTTTGGTGAATACATTCGAGATTTGGTAACAGATTTATTTACTGCTTATGAAGTCAATGAAGATGCGATCGCTCTGAATATAAATATTGACGATGGCGTGTTTCTCGGCTTAGATACAGCAATTCCTTGTAGCTTAATTATCCATGAGCTTGTATCCAATTCTTTGAAATATGCATTTCCATCAGGTAGAGATGGTACGATATATATCGAAATTCACCAAAATCAAGAGCGTCATGTTACACTTGTAGTTGGTGATGACGGGATTGGTTTACCACCAAATTTTAGTTTCAAAAATATAGCTTCTTTAGGTTGGCAGTTAGTAGATGCTTTAATCAATCAAATTTCAGGAAATATCAATATCCAAGGTGCTAGCGGAGTAGAGTGTCAGGTGACATTTACATTAATATAA
- a CDS encoding potassium channel family protein: MHSPPSTNPKKPQDLFLVCGLQSLGQHCIAVLKEYDVRVNAIDDVQLEHWEVPEVPSLLEKLIVGDCRQPSILEQAGIGECRSILLVTRNERINIEAAFAARRLNPHVRLIVRSDKQNFNKLLSENLGNFVAFEPTHLSAHAFALASLGSEAIGYFTLEGQLLQVIKHQVQAKDSWCNGKPVHRLNLTTRRILSHTTVSSDPLKELFEWNPEAEVQVGDTLVYIDVAYELALSEQHTNKSYRQSWHWQDFLQGIKTKNLKQKIVLFWQSYYQSQNQIRRIATIYGITVLILWFVGIILYRLYYPEITLQEAFYATAVLLLGGYGDLFGGVEFRSQSEPSDRIPWWLRFFSLGLTLTGQAFVGVLYALVTDALVTSRFQFFNSRPPIPQRNHVVIIGLNRLGQKVAALLQELNQPLVGIHTTTLDQDTLPDMPLIIGNTTEALTNVNLSRAKSIILVGDDNMENLEIGLMVHAINPATSLIIRSQDRHFSDNIAPLFPYAQVLCGAALSAEVFACAAFGENVLSLFHLSEQIVMVTEYKIEEGDTLNGLLLSEIASGYSVVPILYQKYRRDNYSLMPWYDVKLYAGDRLIVLATSTSLQRIEWGEMLPRQWSVQIEKALTTNAVMYGAEEIVLITGCSLATARQWMNNLPGVLPIPLYKHQAQRLVRALTKIQVLANVIFIG; the protein is encoded by the coding sequence GTGCATTCCCCTCCCAGCACCAATCCTAAAAAACCCCAAGACCTTTTCTTAGTATGCGGACTCCAAAGTTTAGGGCAACATTGCATTGCAGTCCTAAAGGAGTACGATGTTAGAGTTAACGCCATTGACGATGTACAACTCGAACATTGGGAAGTCCCAGAAGTCCCAAGCTTACTAGAAAAGTTGATCGTAGGAGACTGCCGCCAGCCAAGTATTTTAGAGCAGGCGGGTATAGGGGAATGTCGTTCAATACTTTTAGTCACAAGAAATGAGCGGATAAATATAGAAGCTGCCTTTGCAGCACGGCGACTTAATCCGCACGTTCGGCTGATTGTACGTTCTGATAAACAAAACTTCAACAAACTTTTGTCCGAAAACTTAGGCAATTTTGTTGCCTTTGAGCCTACCCATCTCTCTGCTCATGCCTTTGCTTTAGCTTCTCTCGGTTCTGAAGCCATTGGGTATTTTACCTTAGAAGGGCAACTATTGCAAGTAATCAAGCACCAAGTACAAGCGAAGGATAGCTGGTGCAATGGCAAGCCAGTACATAGACTCAATCTTACAACTCGCCGCATCTTAAGTCACACAACAGTTTCATCCGATCCACTCAAAGAATTGTTTGAATGGAACCCAGAAGCAGAAGTGCAAGTAGGAGACACACTCGTTTACATTGATGTTGCATACGAATTAGCTTTATCTGAGCAACATACAAATAAATCTTACCGCCAAAGTTGGCACTGGCAAGACTTTCTTCAAGGCATCAAAACGAAGAATCTTAAGCAGAAAATAGTACTATTTTGGCAATCTTACTACCAAAGCCAAAATCAAATTCGGCGAATTGCAACAATTTATGGGATTACTGTACTCATCCTGTGGTTCGTTGGAATAATTCTTTACCGCTTGTATTATCCTGAAATCACCCTGCAAGAAGCTTTCTATGCAACAGCAGTGTTGCTCTTGGGAGGATACGGAGATTTATTTGGCGGTGTTGAATTTAGATCGCAATCTGAACCTTCAGATCGTATCCCTTGGTGGTTGCGGTTCTTTAGCCTGGGACTCACGTTAACAGGTCAAGCTTTCGTGGGAGTATTATATGCACTGGTGACTGATGCTCTTGTCACTTCCAGATTCCAGTTTTTCAATTCTCGTCCTCCCATACCACAACGCAACCATGTAGTGATTATTGGCTTAAATCGTTTGGGACAGAAAGTTGCTGCTCTTTTGCAAGAACTTAATCAGCCGTTAGTGGGAATTCATACTACCACTCTCGACCAAGATACTTTACCAGATATGCCCCTGATTATTGGCAATACTACCGAAGCACTGACTAATGTGAATCTCTCCCGTGCTAAAAGCATCATTTTAGTGGGGGACGATAATATGGAAAATCTGGAAATTGGTTTGATGGTTCATGCAATAAACCCCGCCACAAGCTTGATTATCCGCTCTCAAGATCGTCATTTTAGTGATAATATCGCTCCTCTGTTTCCCTATGCTCAAGTTTTGTGTGGCGCGGCTTTATCGGCGGAAGTCTTTGCTTGTGCTGCCTTTGGGGAAAATGTTTTGAGCTTGTTTCACTTGAGCGAGCAAATAGTCATGGTGACGGAATACAAGATTGAAGAAGGTGATACCCTCAATGGGTTGCTTCTATCTGAAATCGCATCTGGCTACAGTGTTGTGCCGATTCTCTACCAAAAATATCGGCGAGATAATTATTCCTTGATGCCCTGGTATGATGTTAAGCTTTATGCTGGCGATCGCTTGATTGTTTTAGCCACAAGCACTAGTTTGCAGCGAATTGAATGGGGTGAAATGCTGCCTCGCCAATGGAGCGTGCAGATTGAAAAAGCTCTGACTACAAATGCTGTTATGTATGGCGCTGAAGAAATCGTCTTGATTACGGGATGTAGTTTAGCTACTGCTAGGCAATGGATGAATAATTTGCCTGGAGTATTGCCAATACCACTTTATAAACATCAAGCTCAACGTCTTGTGCGGGCGCTAACAAAAATCCAAGTTTTGGCAAATGTAATCTTCATTGGGTAA
- a CDS encoding glucosamine-6-phosphate deaminase has product MLTATNSFRVDDLLVQIYNSEVEMAEDVAEIAQKHLQQVLKQQDTAAVLLATGNSQLKFLDALIALGGVDWSRIILFHLDEYLGISADHSASFRRYMRERVEKRVAPKEFHYIEGDTLQPLNECDRYTKLLQAQPIDLCCLGIGENGHLAFNDPSVANFQDPYSVKLVKLDTVNRQQQVSTGHFPNLETVPQYAFTVTISAICSAKKIICLAPEKRKANVVKQMLQGAISTDCPASVLRQQSQATLFLDVNSASLL; this is encoded by the coding sequence ATGCTAACCGCTACAAACTCTTTTCGCGTTGATGATTTACTGGTGCAGATTTATAACTCTGAAGTCGAAATGGCCGAAGATGTTGCCGAAATCGCCCAAAAGCATTTACAGCAAGTTCTCAAACAACAAGATACAGCTGCTGTATTGTTAGCAACAGGTAACTCCCAACTCAAATTTCTTGATGCTTTGATTGCATTGGGTGGTGTAGATTGGTCGCGGATTATTCTGTTCCATCTAGATGAATATTTGGGAATTAGTGCTGACCATTCTGCGAGTTTCCGGCGCTATATGCGAGAACGTGTAGAGAAGCGGGTTGCTCCTAAAGAGTTTCACTATATAGAAGGTGATACACTGCAACCATTAAACGAGTGCGATCGCTACACAAAACTATTGCAAGCACAACCAATAGACTTATGCTGTCTTGGTATTGGCGAAAATGGACATTTGGCTTTTAACGATCCATCTGTAGCAAATTTCCAAGATCCATACAGTGTCAAGCTGGTGAAACTAGATACAGTGAACCGTCAGCAACAAGTAAGTACAGGTCACTTTCCAAATCTAGAAACTGTTCCACAGTATGCTTTTACTGTAACCATCTCAGCAATTTGTTCAGCTAAAAAAATTATCTGTCTGGCTCCAGAAAAACGTAAAGCGAATGTGGTAAAACAAATGTTGCAAGGAGCTATAAGTACAGACTGTCCGGCTTCTGTTCTCCGTCAACAATCCCAAGCAACGTTATTTTTGGATGTCAATTCTGCTAGTTTGCTGTGA
- a CDS encoding HAD family hydrolase: MLAAILFDLDGTIVNTDPIHYRAWQEMLSNYSIEIDETFYKSRISGRLNPEIVKDILPQLSTVEGQKFADEKEALFRKLASNLKPLDGFSELLAWTETHQLKRALVTNAPRLNAEFMLEVLGIKEAFHTVVLADDCIAGKPDPAPYLAALNKFEISAEEAIALEDSPSGIRAAVGADIRTIGIASTHDPQVLQSVGAFMAIPDFTDLQLWTLLNSLVEPDLSAIASNL, encoded by the coding sequence ATGCTAGCTGCAATTCTCTTTGACCTCGACGGCACTATTGTCAATACTGACCCCATACACTACCGAGCTTGGCAGGAAATGCTGTCAAATTACAGCATAGAAATTGACGAAACATTTTATAAATCCCGAATTAGTGGACGCTTAAATCCAGAAATTGTTAAGGATATTCTGCCACAATTATCAACCGTAGAAGGGCAGAAATTTGCAGACGAAAAAGAGGCGCTTTTCCGCAAACTCGCCTCGAATCTTAAACCATTGGATGGATTTTCTGAACTACTAGCATGGACAGAGACACATCAGTTAAAACGGGCATTAGTAACTAATGCTCCTAGATTAAATGCAGAATTTATGCTAGAGGTATTGGGAATAAAAGAAGCTTTCCATACAGTTGTTTTAGCGGATGATTGTATTGCAGGTAAACCTGACCCTGCACCCTACCTAGCCGCCCTGAATAAATTCGAGATTTCAGCAGAGGAAGCGATCGCATTAGAAGACTCTCCCTCTGGAATTCGGGCTGCTGTGGGCGCAGATATCCGCACTATTGGCATCGCTTCCACCCACGATCCGCAAGTTTTACAGTCAGTCGGCGCATTTATGGCAATTCCAGATTTTACTGATTTGCAGTTGTGGACATTGCTTAACTCACTTGTTGAGCCAGATTTAAGTGCGATCGCTTCTAACCTATAA
- a CDS encoding PadR family transcriptional regulator, which translates to MFRHFRSRFGTPAWAGVSEEDSLLFRSWFRHDKHHGREHGKHFGNEMFGRGWGDEHRTRRGDIKFILLELLSEHPSHGYDLIKEMETRYGGFRRLSPGSVYPTLQLLEEGGYLKSAQEGGKRIYTITDEGRQLLAERSQQETSDSPWDTVKSFVKGKPQEFMELRNAATELAAVVVQVARSGNVERINRVRELLEQVKREIHAILAEK; encoded by the coding sequence ATGTTTAGACATTTTCGTTCACGGTTTGGAACACCTGCATGGGCAGGAGTTAGCGAAGAGGATTCATTGCTTTTCAGGTCTTGGTTTAGGCATGATAAGCATCATGGTAGAGAGCATGGCAAACACTTTGGTAATGAAATGTTTGGTCGTGGTTGGGGAGATGAACATCGCACTCGTCGGGGTGACATCAAGTTCATCTTGCTGGAATTGTTATCCGAGCATCCTAGTCATGGTTACGACCTGATTAAAGAGATGGAAACTCGTTATGGTGGTTTCCGTCGCCTCAGTCCTGGCTCTGTATATCCAACACTCCAATTGCTGGAGGAAGGGGGTTATCTCAAGAGCGCACAAGAAGGTGGCAAGCGGATTTACACGATCACCGATGAGGGTAGACAATTATTAGCAGAACGTTCCCAACAAGAAACTTCAGACTCTCCTTGGGATACCGTCAAAAGTTTCGTCAAAGGTAAGCCCCAAGAGTTTATGGAGTTGCGGAATGCTGCAACAGAGTTAGCTGCTGTTGTGGTGCAGGTTGCTCGTAGTGGCAATGTGGAGCGAATAAATCGGGTGCGTGAGCTTTTAGAGCAAGTTAAACGGGAAATTCACGCGATTCTGGCGGAAAAATAA
- a CDS encoding AraC family transcriptional regulator — translation MTIEILKHGAAINECKELAALLTRYTDDKGNGVHKTDINHLEFTRESSASTSICGVYEPIFAIVVQGKKEALLGEETYCYGATQYLVVSVHLPLSAFVVEATPDKPYLGFKLNLDPVQLCDLIAQIRPGRDKKENSVRGLFVSNANAPLLDCAIRLTRLLDTPQDIHILAPMIIREIYYRLLMGEQGEAVRQIATSGSNMQRIAEVIKLIKADLTKPMRVEELARQASMSPSSFHHHFKSVTSMSPLQYQKQLRLLEARRLMLAEKFDAANAAYQVGYESQSQFSREYSRMFGAPPMRDIERLRTA, via the coding sequence ATGACGATTGAAATACTAAAGCACGGTGCAGCCATTAATGAGTGTAAAGAACTGGCGGCATTACTAACCCGTTACACCGACGACAAGGGGAACGGTGTCCATAAAACAGATATAAATCATCTGGAATTTACGCGGGAATCTTCCGCTTCCACGTCAATATGCGGTGTTTATGAACCTATTTTCGCCATAGTTGTTCAGGGCAAAAAAGAAGCATTGCTGGGTGAGGAAACCTATTGTTATGGCGCGACTCAATATCTTGTTGTCTCGGTTCATTTACCGCTAAGTGCATTTGTTGTAGAGGCCACGCCAGACAAGCCGTATTTAGGATTCAAGCTGAATTTAGACCCAGTTCAACTCTGCGATCTTATTGCCCAAATCAGACCAGGCAGAGATAAGAAAGAAAACTCTGTTAGAGGCTTATTTGTCAGCAACGCCAATGCACCATTGCTCGATTGCGCCATCAGACTAACACGGCTTTTAGATACGCCACAGGATATTCATATCCTAGCGCCGATGATTATCCGCGAAATCTATTATCGCCTTTTAATGGGCGAACAGGGCGAAGCTGTCCGCCAAATTGCGACATCTGGCAGCAACATGCAGCGCATCGCTGAGGTAATAAAACTCATCAAGGCTGATTTGACAAAGCCGATGCGGGTTGAGGAGCTAGCTAGGCAGGCAAGTATGTCTCCTTCATCTTTTCATCACCATTTTAAGTCAGTGACATCAATGAGTCCGCTTCAATATCAAAAGCAATTGAGACTATTAGAAGCACGTCGCCTGATGCTTGCCGAAAAATTCGATGCCGCTAATGCAGCCTATCAAGTGGGTTATGAAAGTCAATCACAGTTCAGCCGCGAATATTCCCGGATGTTCGGTGCGCCACCGATGAGGGATATTGAACGTTTACGCACAGCCTAA
- a CDS encoding SDR family oxidoreductase: MSNVENKVIVITGASSGIGEATAKLLAKNGAKVVLGARRTEKLEKIVEDIRKEGGTAEFKAVDVANREEMKAFIHFAKDKFGRVDVIYNNAGIMPLSPMNALKVEEWDNMINVNIHGVLNGIAAGLPIMEAQGGGQFINTASIGAHVVVPTGAVYCATKYAVWAISEGLRQESKNIRVTTISPGVVETELGSDITEESAKGALKEFRKTALTADAIARAVLYAISQPDDVDVNEVIVRPTASAF; the protein is encoded by the coding sequence ATGTCAAACGTAGAAAACAAAGTTATTGTCATTACTGGAGCTAGTAGCGGAATCGGTGAAGCCACTGCTAAACTGCTGGCCAAAAACGGCGCAAAAGTTGTTTTGGGCGCACGGCGTACAGAAAAGCTAGAAAAGATTGTTGAGGATATCCGCAAGGAAGGCGGCACAGCAGAATTCAAAGCTGTAGATGTCGCCAATCGTGAGGAGATGAAAGCCTTCATTCACTTTGCCAAAGATAAGTTTGGCCGCGTCGATGTTATCTATAACAATGCAGGTATTATGCCTCTATCCCCGATGAATGCGTTGAAAGTCGAGGAGTGGGATAACATGATTAACGTGAATATCCACGGCGTTTTGAATGGCATAGCTGCTGGTCTACCGATTATGGAAGCACAAGGCGGGGGACAATTTATCAATACCGCGTCTATCGGCGCACATGTGGTTGTGCCTACTGGTGCGGTGTACTGTGCGACAAAATATGCTGTTTGGGCGATATCCGAAGGATTGCGTCAGGAATCAAAAAATATCCGCGTCACAACAATATCCCCTGGTGTGGTTGAGACTGAACTCGGCTCTGATATCACAGAGGAGTCTGCAAAAGGTGCTTTGAAAGAATTCCGTAAAACCGCATTGACTGCTGATGCGATCGCTAGAGCCGTATTATATGCCATATCACAACCGGATGATGTTGATGTTAATGAAGTGATTGTCCGCCCTACAGCAAGTGCATTCTAA
- a CDS encoding COP23 domain-containing protein, with product MSSQLLRLISLGSIGLSLCLGNSAAMAQYDSTGDDSGGVVVPTVPSGGSSVPIDTSTGIPTSPSSDGTTRFSCQTYNGQSTVMYQPQSQSGQFFPWAAPAALGGGWDAQKRCAAIASRLELYRPDGLQELQTSVENNENVVCVTTEANPSCRIVLTVPRGKDPVVIRNSIFQNLTTADNGQQTIAVNTYGDRSSGGSELYNLGRTLLGSGNNRVSSYRGGINLKPFLDRKDGGTANNLRNGVAIGRQSQPNSVRLNPRNFR from the coding sequence ATGTCATCACAACTGTTGCGATTGATATCTTTGGGCAGTATTGGCTTATCTTTGTGTCTGGGCAATTCGGCAGCAATGGCGCAATATGATTCTACTGGCGATGATAGTGGTGGTGTAGTAGTACCAACAGTGCCATCAGGTGGGTCATCAGTTCCAATAGACACATCAACAGGTATACCAACTTCACCCTCATCTGACGGTACAACTCGGTTTAGCTGTCAGACTTACAACGGTCAGTCTACCGTTATGTATCAGCCACAAAGTCAGTCAGGACAATTTTTTCCTTGGGCTGCACCTGCGGCTTTGGGTGGTGGTTGGGACGCACAAAAGCGTTGTGCAGCAATTGCCAGTCGTTTAGAACTTTATCGTCCAGATGGTTTACAAGAACTCCAGACATCTGTAGAAAATAACGAAAATGTTGTCTGCGTCACAACTGAAGCTAACCCAAGCTGTAGAATTGTGCTGACAGTACCGCGTGGTAAAGATCCCGTTGTCATCCGCAATAGCATTTTTCAGAATTTGACTACTGCTGATAACGGACAGCAAACTATAGCCGTTAACACTTATGGCGATCGCAGTAGTGGGGGAAGTGAATTATATAATTTAGGACGCACACTTTTAGGCAGTGGCAATAATCGAGTTAGTTCATATAGAGGTGGCATTAATCTCAAACCTTTCCTCGATCGCAAAGATGGCGGTACTGCAAATAACCTCCGCAATGGAGTGGCAATTGGTCGTCAGTCCCAACCTAACTCTGTTCGCTTGAATCCTCGCAATTTCCGGTAG